Proteins encoded by one window of Synechococcus sp. MVIR-18-1:
- the purD gene encoding phosphoribosylamine--glycine ligase, with protein MSISSSRPLSLPPLRNVLVVGGGGREQALAWAFRRCPEIEDIWISPGNAGTSDLEGCTPLAIAETDHEGMVTACSRHAIDLVVIGPEAPLAAGLADTLRGQGIAVFGPSAEGAQLEASKAWAKQLMQEAGIPTAGYWTVTNEQEGLALLQRLQRPLVVKADGLAAGKGVTVANTVEETAAAIQEAFQGRFGRAGEQLVLEERLTGPEVSVFALCDGEDMVLLPPAQDHKRLLDGDHGPNTGGMGAYAPAPLLDQAGLEQARKQILKPTLAALRKRGIHYRGVIYAGLMLTEEGPQVIEFNCRFGDPECQTLMPLMGPELARVLQACALGRLADAPALTQVELCSACVVAAAAGYPDRPRKGDPIAVAFSPNPTNTEQRQLFHAGTRHSIEGVLETSGGRVLAMVAQATDFDQAFAKAYEGLRQVRYNGMQFRTDIGHQVRT; from the coding sequence ATGTCCATCTCCAGTTCCCGTCCCCTCTCGCTGCCACCGTTGCGCAATGTGCTCGTGGTCGGAGGTGGCGGACGAGAGCAGGCGTTGGCCTGGGCGTTCAGACGCTGCCCAGAGATCGAAGACATTTGGATCAGTCCTGGAAACGCTGGCACTAGCGATTTGGAAGGCTGCACTCCCCTGGCGATCGCAGAAACGGACCACGAAGGCATGGTTACGGCGTGCAGCAGGCACGCCATCGATCTCGTGGTGATCGGTCCAGAAGCACCCTTGGCCGCTGGTCTCGCAGACACGCTTCGTGGACAAGGCATCGCAGTCTTCGGCCCGAGTGCGGAGGGTGCACAGCTCGAAGCGAGCAAAGCCTGGGCAAAGCAACTCATGCAAGAAGCAGGAATTCCCACAGCTGGGTACTGGACCGTGACCAACGAACAGGAGGGGCTTGCCCTTCTCCAGCGACTGCAGCGTCCCTTGGTTGTGAAGGCGGATGGGCTCGCAGCTGGGAAAGGGGTAACGGTGGCGAACACCGTGGAGGAGACGGCCGCCGCCATTCAAGAGGCTTTTCAAGGGCGATTCGGACGAGCAGGCGAACAGCTTGTGCTGGAAGAACGCCTCACCGGTCCTGAAGTTTCCGTGTTTGCCCTATGCGATGGCGAGGACATGGTTTTGCTACCGCCCGCGCAGGATCACAAACGACTTTTAGATGGTGACCATGGACCGAATACCGGGGGAATGGGGGCCTATGCACCGGCCCCCCTCCTCGATCAAGCGGGCCTAGAGCAGGCGCGCAAACAAATCCTGAAACCAACCCTTGCGGCTTTGCGCAAGCGAGGAATCCACTACCGGGGGGTGATTTATGCGGGTCTCATGCTGACTGAGGAGGGGCCGCAGGTGATCGAATTCAATTGCCGCTTTGGCGATCCTGAATGTCAAACCCTGATGCCTCTCATGGGACCTGAACTCGCTCGCGTGCTCCAGGCTTGTGCGCTCGGACGTCTTGCAGATGCCCCAGCGCTCACACAGGTAGAGCTGTGCAGTGCCTGTGTTGTGGCAGCAGCAGCGGGCTATCCAGACAGGCCCCGGAAAGGTGATCCGATTGCGGTTGCATTCAGCCCCAACCCAACCAACACGGAACAACGTCAGTTGTTCCACGCAGGGACGAGACACAGCATTGAGGGGGTGCTGGAAACCTCCGGCGGCCGCGTTCTGGCGATGGTGGCTCAAGCAACAGATTTCGATCAGGCCTTCGCAAAGGCCTACGAAGGATTAAGGCAGGTCCGATACAACGGCATGCAATTCAGAACAGACATTGGCCATCAAGTGCGCACCTAA
- the purC gene encoding phosphoribosylaminoimidazolesuccinocarboxamide synthase, translating to MTSSHGPLLYEGKAKRIYASNNEAEVLVEFKNDATAFNAQKRAQLEDKGRLNCQISACLFELLEREGIPTHYCGLESDHWMVVQRVKVIPIEVVLRNVATGSLCHQTPISQGTRLDPALLDLYYKDDDLGDPLLTESRLFLLDLVSPESRQEIETLARRVNTVLIPFFSALNLQLVDFKLELGHNAAGELLVADEISPDTCRLWDMNSRDEKERILDKDRFRQDLGGVIEAYGEVCKRVQGATPKPRNYK from the coding sequence ATGACCAGCTCCCATGGACCGCTCCTCTATGAGGGCAAGGCCAAACGCATTTATGCCTCAAACAATGAGGCTGAGGTTTTGGTCGAATTCAAAAATGATGCCACCGCTTTTAATGCCCAAAAGCGTGCACAACTGGAAGACAAAGGCCGACTTAATTGTCAGATCTCAGCGTGTCTGTTTGAGTTGCTTGAACGGGAAGGGATACCAACCCATTACTGCGGATTGGAGTCGGATCATTGGATGGTGGTCCAACGGGTCAAGGTGATCCCGATCGAAGTGGTGCTGCGCAATGTGGCCACCGGATCACTCTGCCATCAAACCCCTATTTCTCAAGGCACTCGCTTGGATCCAGCTTTGCTGGATTTGTACTACAAAGATGATGATCTTGGTGATCCTCTGCTAACAGAGTCTCGCCTCTTTTTACTTGACTTAGTCAGTCCAGAAAGTCGTCAGGAAATCGAGACGTTGGCAAGGAGGGTGAATACTGTTTTGATCCCTTTCTTCTCTGCTCTCAATCTGCAATTGGTGGATTTCAAGCTCGAGCTGGGACACAATGCAGCGGGTGAATTACTTGTTGCTGACGAGATCAGCCCAGACACCTGCCGCCTTTGGGACATGAACAGTCGGGATGAAAAGGAGCGCATTTTGGATAAGGATCGCTTCCGTCAAGACCTTGGCGGAGTGATCGAGGCCTACGGGGAGGTCTGCAAACGGGTCCAAGGGGCAACCCCCAAACCCCGCAACTACAAGTAA